The Cololabis saira isolate AMF1-May2022 chromosome 23, fColSai1.1, whole genome shotgun sequence genomic sequence tgttgtattagacgctatataaataaataaaattgaattgaaattgacagccccgaaacctgaaggatctggagaagatctgtatggaggagtgggccaaaatccctgctgcagtgtgtgcaaacctggtcaagaactacaggaaacgtctgatctctgtaattgcaaggtttctgtaccaaatattaagttctgtttttctgatgtatcaaatacttatgtcatgcaataaaatgcaaattaattacttaaaggagcttgaggccggattgtggcaggatttatgaaaaaaatctgtatacattttaagttttctagtaataatgtcagatgaagcgttccaaacccaaaagaatgagccctctagtgtatctctcctttgccttgaacaggctgtctgctgcaaaatgtgctgcaattccgggccggaatttcccgcgctgggctgcggatgtgacgtcacatgacgctgcatgtgcgttctccccgttctcccgtgccggcttcactgttggctgcagtacccccgacgaccgtcgtggtgaagggtggcgctagagagtctcatttcttaaaaggagcctcaagctcctttaaaaatcatacaatgtgattttctggattttttttttagattccatcactcacagttgaagagtaactatgataaaaattacagacttctacatgcttttcaagtgggaaaaccggcaaaatcggcagtgtatcaaatacttgttctccccactgtatgtgtCTGCGTATACTTTGATGTCTGAGTTTCTAGTTGTGAATTTTAAAGATCAAGccttcctttctctctctctctgttcagCATCTCTGCCAACCTCAGCATGATGTCTGGAAACCAAACACAAGGAAATAACACAGAATGTAAACTTTACCTGGAGGACTGGACCTTCCATCTGATTCCAGTTTATATCCTCGTCATATCTGTGCTGGGAATAGTCCTTAATGTGTTCGTGTTGATGGTGTTCTGTCTCCACAAGAAAGCCTGCACCGTGCCTGAGATCTACTTGAGCAACATGGCAGCTGCTGACCTTGTCCTGATGTCCTGTTTGCCCTTCTGGGCCGTTTATGTTTTAAGGCATTTGGTTTGGCCTTTGGATGAATCCATGTGCAAAATTGTCACTATGGCGATTGTAATGAATGCTGACTGCAGCATCTACTTCCTGGTTCTGGTGAGCATAGATCGTTATATGGCTCTTGTACACCCGATGACCCAAATGAGAATGCGCCGACCTTCTTATGCTAAACTTGGATGTTTGCTGGTGTGGGGTCTGGGCTTTCTCCTGCGTCTCCCCACACTCATCTTTAGGAAACTATATTATGAGGGAAATGTTACGAGATGCCATATTGATTATCCAAAAAATACGTATTTGGTGTTTGCGCTTATACCCTTCATATTCAGTTTCTGCATACCTATTTCCATTATTTCCTTCTGCACAATCAAAATTATCAAAGTACTGACGAACAGGCTAACTGAAGGTTTAGAGTCTCAAAACACGGACCGGAAGGCCACCACTCTGGTCTTGGCGGTCCTTTTGGCGTTCCTGATCTGCTGGGTGCCTTTCCACCTGGCTAAGCTATTAGTTATacttattaaattaaaattggGCATTATAACAAAATGCTCCGTCCTTTACGTCCTGTCCATCT encodes the following:
- the LOC133424294 gene encoding B2 bradykinin receptor-like, producing the protein MSISANLSMMSGNQTQGNNTECKLYLEDWTFHLIPVYILVISVLGIVLNVFVLMVFCLHKKACTVPEIYLSNMAAADLVLMSCLPFWAVYVLRHLVWPLDESMCKIVTMAIVMNADCSIYFLVLVSIDRYMALVHPMTQMRMRRPSYAKLGCLLVWGLGFLLRLPTLIFRKLYYEGNVTRCHIDYPKNTYLVFALIPFIFSFCIPISIISFCTIKIIKVLTNRLTEGLESQNTDRKATTLVLAVLLAFLICWVPFHLAKLLVILIKLKLGIITKCSVLYVLSICRPTFTYLAFFNSVLNPILYVIVGKNFRKKLRNCLSSGVM